Proteins found in one Zea mays cultivar B73 chromosome 1, Zm-B73-REFERENCE-NAM-5.0, whole genome shotgun sequence genomic segment:
- the LOC103634644 gene encoding phylloplanin, whose translation MAPTKSHVLLAALLTVVAAVGQTPRAAEGFNIPGLGSMLNPIPVVAGVVPCSIGSSINPALVPGFPNANVQLMCGGTVVANATTSITGSFILTPVNATLGLFSSMLGGQCNVVVTTPLVACNASLAGATGTLTAPLQLLGSGTGIAGGGSSTIIATIAGQPFTIINEMIIFTTGLSSLA comes from the exons ATGGCGCCCACCAAGAGCCATGTCCTCCTCGCCGCTCTCCTCACCGTCGTCGCCGCCGTCGGCCAGACGCCTCGCGCTGCGGAGGGGTTCAATATTCCTGGTCTTGGCAGCATGCTGAATCCCATTCCCGTCGTCGCCGGTGTAGTGCCGTGCAGCATCGGGAGCTCCATCAACCCGGCGCTGGTGCCAGGGTTCCCTA ACGCCAACGTGCAGCTGATGTGCGGCGGCACCGTGGTGGCCAACGCGACGACAAGCATCACAGGATCCTTCATCCTCACCCCGGTAAACGCTACTCTTGGTCTCTTCAGCTCCATGTTGGGCGGCCAGTGCAATGTGGTGGTGACCACACCCCTGGTCGCCTGCAACGCGTCCCTGGCCGGCGCCACTGGGACGCTCACCGCGCCTCTACAGCTCCTTGGCTCCGGCACCGGCATCGCCGGCGGTGGCAGCAGCACAATCATCGCGACCATTGCTGGCCAGCCCTTCACAATCATCAACGAAATGATCATTTTCACCACGGGGCTCTCCTCCTTAGCTTAG
- the LOC100191792 gene encoding Dormancy-associated protein homolog 3, translated as MGLLDKLWDDTVAGPRPDTGLGRLRKQPVRPAAVKISDPAGDAAAFVPPSPASGSEETPVKVTRSIMIKRPAGYPSSPRSAASTPPASPLGTTPPISPFAGAGGRFRRKSSSDAYERATPPGTTSHPPPFDV; from the exons ATGGGCCTCCTCGACAAGCTGTGGGACGACACCGTCGCAGGCCCGCGCCCGGACACCGGGCTCGGCCGCCTCCGCAAGCAGCCTGTGCGTCCCGCCGCCGTCAAGATCAGTG ATCCGGCCGGGGACGCTGCAGCGTTCGTGCCGCCCTCGCCGGCTTCGGGTAGCGAGGAGACGCCGGTGAAGGTGACGCGCAGCATCATGATCAAGCGCCCCGCGGGGTACCCGTCGTCGCCGAGGAGCGCGGCAAGCACGCCGCCGGCCTCGCCACTGGGGACTACCCCGCCCATCTCGCCGTTTGCCGGCGCCG GTGGTCGGTTCAGAAGGAAATCATCGTCCGACGCATACGAGAGGGCGACCCCGCCAGGGACGACCAGCCACCCTCCTCCCTTCGACGTGTGA